The genomic DNA GGAGGAGTTCAAGAAGGGGGAATTGAAGAGCGGCAAGTCAGGGAGAAAGGTGACAGACAGGAAGCAGGCTGTGGCCATAGGTCTTTCGAAAGCCAGAAAAAAAGGAGCTAAGGTTCCGGAACCCCAGAAGCATGCGTGACATCGGGACCTCGGGGGGGAAGAGCATCACCAACGCAACGATAAGTCTCACAGAGTTTGGATGAGTTCATGCTTTGGTAAAGAATAATAAAAACAAGGTTTTACTTTCCAGGGTGGCCGTTTGAGCGACCCTGTTTTTGTTTTACAAGGTGGGGTCTTTTTGTTAGGATGGCGCAGCCAGAAAAGGACCCTTCTCATGTCTGAACAAACGCCGATGATGCGGCAATACCTGGAAATCAAGGCCGAGTACCCGGACGCAATCCTCTTCTTCCGCCTCGGAGATTTTTATGAAATGTTTCTCGACGATGCGGTCAAGGCTTCCCGCATCCTCGATATAACCCTCACGTCCCGCAACAAAAATGCTCATGGGAATGAGGTCCCTCTCTGCGGCATCCCGTATCATTCCTGTACCCCCTACATTTCGAAACTGATTGAAGCCGGCGAGAAAGTCGCCATCTGCGAGCAGGTTGAGGACCCCAAAGTCGCAAAAGGGATCGTCCGCCGTGAAGTCGTCAAGGTAATCACACCCGGTCTCGTGATCGATGGGGAGAGTCTTTCTCCCAAAGAAAACAATTTCCTCATGTGTCTCGTCTTCGGCGATCAATGGGGGATATCATCCCTGGATCTGTCAACAGGAGAGTTCAAAGTCACGCGGCTAGCAAGTCTTGCAGGGGTGAGTGCGGAAGTTGCATGCATCAATCCGAAGGAAATCCTGCTGCCACGGGCCTTGCGCGATGACAGCATCCTTACCGAGCTGACTCCGGTTATTGCGGAAAGAATGCTTACCTTTCAGGATGACTGGGCCTTTGATGAAGACTACTGCACAAGGCTTATACTCGGGCATTTTAAAATTGCTTCTTTGGCGGAATTAGGGTGCGGTGACATCCGGGAAGGGATTTCCGCAGCAGGTGCAATCCTCCATTATCTCCAGCAGACCCAGATGAAAAGCGTGGGGCACATCCGAAGTATAGTGCCGTATACCACCAGCGAACATCTGCTCATGGATGAGGCAACAAGAAGAAATCTGGAGCTTACCTCTACCTTGGGTGAAGGGAAACGCAAGGGTTCCCTGCTCGGACTCATGGATCGAACCGCAACTGCTATGGGAGGCCGTAAGCTGCGCAACTGGATCAGCTATCCTCTTATGAGAGCGAAGCGCATAAACGAACGTCTGGATGCCGTTGAAGAACTTGTTAACGAGCAGACCCTTCGAAGGGAAATCGTCGCGCAGCTTCAGGGTATTTATGACCTGGAGCGCCTCAATGGCAGGATCAGCATGGCAAGTGCGAGTGCGAAGGATCTGGTGGCTCTCAAGGACTCGCTGCTGAAGCTTCCAGGAATCATGGCGCTGCTTTCGCGTTGCTCTACCCGCTTACTGCAGCATCTCATTCAGGATATCGACCTGTTGGAGGACGTGGTAAGCGTAATAGGTACCGGCATTGTCGATAATCCTCCCTTCATACTTCGAGAGGGGGGTATCATAGCTACGGGGTATAATGCCGAACTGGACGAATTACGCACTATCAGTCGGACGGGAAAAGACTTCATCGCGGGTCTGGAGGCCCGTGAAAAGGCGAGAACGGGGATCAGCTCCCTCAAGATCAGGTACAACAAGGTCTTCGGCTACTACATTGAAATCACCAAGTCGAATCTTGCAAATATCCCTGATGATTATCAGCGTCGGCAGACGCTGGCAAATGCAGAACGGTTCATCACGCCGGAGCTGAAGGAGTATGAGGAAAAAGTCCTCGGTGCGGAAGAGCGGATCGTGGAGATGGAGTACTCACTGTTCCAGGAGATACGTCAGCAGGTCGCTTCCCAGGGAGAGCGTGTGAGCAGGACGGCGGATGCCCTGGCGACCCTCGATGTTCTTCTTTCCCTGGCAGATCTCGCCGACGACCGGAACTACTGCAGACCATCAATAGATGAGGGAGACATTCTTGAGATTGTCGAAGGACGTCATCCTGTCATCGAGGCTCTGAATCTTGGAGAGCGGTTCGTCCCCAATGACGTTCTTCTCGACGGCAGCGAAAACCAGCTCCTCATCATAACCGGGCCGAACATGGCGGGTAAATCGACTTTTATGCGTCAGACGGCACTTGTAACGCTCATGGCGCAGATGGGAAGCTTCGTTCCCGCCCGGGAAGCGACCATAGGCGTTGTGGACAGGATATTCACCCGTGTCGGTGCGTCGGACAACCTCAGCAGGGGGCAGTCCACCTTCATGGTTGAAATGACCGAAACAGCCAACATTCTGCGGAACGCCACACCGAAGAGTCTCGTTATTCTCGACGAGATAGGCCGTGGCACCTCGACTTTCGATGGTGTTTCCATAGCCTGGGCGGTTGCCGAATATCTTCACGACAGACCCGAACTCTCACCCAGGACCTTGTTCGCGACCCATTACCATGAGCTGACTGAACTCGCGGTCACACGGAACAGGATCAAGAACTTCAATATCGCTGTCCGCGAGTGGAATGATCAGATCATTTTTTTAAGGAAGATAGTCGCAGGAGGAGCTTCCCACTCATACGGCATCCAGGTCGCACGATTGGCCGGAATTCCTGGTGATGTAATAGAGCGGGCCCGCGAGATTCTTCTAAACCTTGAGAAAGGGGAGTACGTCGAAGGAGGGGCACCGCGCATAGCGAGGAAGAAGGGGACTTCTTCACCGCAATCTCCTCAGCTGTCGCTTTTCGCGGAACAGAATGATCCTGTCCGCACGCGCCTGAAGGAGATAGATACGAGGGTGATGACGCCGCTTGAAGCATTGAATGTTCTCGATGAACTGACAAGGATGGTCTGAAGCATGCGACGCTTAGCGATGCTGGTCTCTTTTCTCTTCATGATGATCCTGCCGCTTGAGGGGATTTCTGCTGAAGAGAAAAAAGGGACAGGGAAGAAAGAGGCCAAATCAGCCGAAGCCAGAACCAAAAAAAAATCGACGCCCCGTAACAATGTCTCAAAGAGCGAACTCCAGAAACGGAAGGGGAAGGGGAAGGTTGAACCGAAGGAGTCGCGGGAAAAGCTTGCACCTCCGGTTCCTGAAGCTGATCCAGTTCCTGCCGTTCCACAGCAGGCAGTGGTCAAAGAGCTTCGTCATTGGTCGAACCCCGACTACACACGCATTGCTATAACCCTCGATAAAGAAGCCAAATTCGAATCTCACCGGCTTCCTGCTGGCAAAGATAAGGCGATGCGTCTTTATTTCGATATAAAGGGTGCTCATGTAGCTCCTGGCGTAAAGGATCTCTCCATTGGCGACGGACTTCTCAATACGGCTCGAATAGCGCAATTCAGGGCGGATACCGTAAGGGTGGTGCTCGATATCGGCAGCATCAAAGACTACAAAATTTTCACCTTTTCGGATCCGTTCCGCATTATCGTGGACGTCAAGGGAGATCACAGGGAGGAAATCGGGAAGCCTAAAGAAGAGGCTGTCATCAAGCAATCGCCCGTTCAACCCAAAGCTGTAGCCGCTGAAGAAAAACCGAAGGCTGTTACAAAAACTGGTCTCAGCAAGATCAGGCGCATAGTCGTGGATCCCGGGCATGGCGGCCATGACCCTGGTGCTGTCGGTCCCCATGGAGTCCGCGAGAAGGACGTCGTCCTGCAGATCAGTTTGAAACTGGCAAAAAAGCTTCGCGAGGAACTGGGACTAGATGTGGTTATGACACGCTCCACCGATGTTTTTCTCGAACTTCAGGAGAGGACGGCCATCGCCAATCAGGTTGGAGCCGATCTCTTCGTTTCAGTTCATGCTAATGCCGCCTTTAATCGTACATCATCCGGGATTGAGACTTACTACCTCAACCTTGCCAAGACCGAAAAGGCTGCCCAGCTTGCTGCAAAAGAGAACGGCACAAGTCTGGAAAAGGTGAGCCTTTTGCAGGCCGTCCTGTTCGACCTGATGGCAAACTACAAGATCAACGACTCGGCACATCTGGCTGAAGAGGTTCAGAAGGCGCTGCATCGTAAGGTTAATGCGCAGTATACGGTTAAGAATCTCGGGGTAAAACAGGGCCCTTTTTATGTTCTAGTCGGCGCCACCATGCCGAGCATCCTCGTTGAGACAGCCTTCCTCAGCAATGAAAAAGAGGAAGAGCGGCTTACCGATGACGGGTATCAGGAGAGAACTGCGGAGGGAATCCTTGAAGGTATCAAGGGGTATATCTCTACCGTAAAG from Geobacter sp. DSM 9736 includes the following:
- a CDS encoding DUF6496 domain-containing protein, with protein sequence MAKYGKKAQEMVEETMEEFKKGELKSGKSGRKVTDRKQAVAIGLSKARKKGAKVPEPQKHA
- the mutS gene encoding DNA mismatch repair protein MutS — protein: MSEQTPMMRQYLEIKAEYPDAILFFRLGDFYEMFLDDAVKASRILDITLTSRNKNAHGNEVPLCGIPYHSCTPYISKLIEAGEKVAICEQVEDPKVAKGIVRREVVKVITPGLVIDGESLSPKENNFLMCLVFGDQWGISSLDLSTGEFKVTRLASLAGVSAEVACINPKEILLPRALRDDSILTELTPVIAERMLTFQDDWAFDEDYCTRLILGHFKIASLAELGCGDIREGISAAGAILHYLQQTQMKSVGHIRSIVPYTTSEHLLMDEATRRNLELTSTLGEGKRKGSLLGLMDRTATAMGGRKLRNWISYPLMRAKRINERLDAVEELVNEQTLRREIVAQLQGIYDLERLNGRISMASASAKDLVALKDSLLKLPGIMALLSRCSTRLLQHLIQDIDLLEDVVSVIGTGIVDNPPFILREGGIIATGYNAELDELRTISRTGKDFIAGLEAREKARTGISSLKIRYNKVFGYYIEITKSNLANIPDDYQRRQTLANAERFITPELKEYEEKVLGAEERIVEMEYSLFQEIRQQVASQGERVSRTADALATLDVLLSLADLADDRNYCRPSIDEGDILEIVEGRHPVIEALNLGERFVPNDVLLDGSENQLLIITGPNMAGKSTFMRQTALVTLMAQMGSFVPAREATIGVVDRIFTRVGASDNLSRGQSTFMVEMTETANILRNATPKSLVILDEIGRGTSTFDGVSIAWAVAEYLHDRPELSPRTLFATHYHELTELAVTRNRIKNFNIAVREWNDQIIFLRKIVAGGASHSYGIQVARLAGIPGDVIERAREILLNLEKGEYVEGGAPRIARKKGTSSPQSPQLSLFAEQNDPVRTRLKEIDTRVMTPLEALNVLDELTRMV
- a CDS encoding N-acetylmuramoyl-L-alanine amidase; amino-acid sequence: MRRLAMLVSFLFMMILPLEGISAEEKKGTGKKEAKSAEARTKKKSTPRNNVSKSELQKRKGKGKVEPKESREKLAPPVPEADPVPAVPQQAVVKELRHWSNPDYTRIAITLDKEAKFESHRLPAGKDKAMRLYFDIKGAHVAPGVKDLSIGDGLLNTARIAQFRADTVRVVLDIGSIKDYKIFTFSDPFRIIVDVKGDHREEIGKPKEEAVIKQSPVQPKAVAAEEKPKAVTKTGLSKIRRIVVDPGHGGHDPGAVGPHGVREKDVVLQISLKLAKKLREELGLDVVMTRSTDVFLELQERTAIANQVGADLFVSVHANAAFNRTSSGIETYYLNLAKTEKAAQLAAKENGTSLEKVSLLQAVLFDLMANYKINDSAHLAEEVQKALHRKVNAQYTVKNLGVKQGPFYVLVGATMPSILVETAFLSNEKEEERLTDDGYQERTAEGILEGIKGYISTVKVETANR